The Sphingomonas sp. So64.6b genome includes a region encoding these proteins:
- a CDS encoding glutathione S-transferase family protein, which translates to MTIKLYAHPFSSYCQKALIAFYENDVPFEFVMLDGSEPVASEFAKLWPIKRFPLLVEGERVVPEATMIIEYLAVHHPGSVKLIPDDADVAIEVRMLDRFFDNYVMNAQSRVVFNALREEARRDPQGVEEALAMLDNAYGVLDRWMETREWAAGGAFSLADCAAAPALLYADWTHPIPEKFANVWAYRRRLLARPSYARALDEARPFREYFPLGAPVGRD; encoded by the coding sequence ATGACGATCAAACTCTATGCCCACCCGTTTTCGTCCTATTGCCAGAAGGCGCTGATCGCCTTTTACGAGAACGACGTGCCGTTCGAATTCGTGATGCTCGACGGTAGCGAGCCGGTCGCGAGCGAGTTTGCCAAACTATGGCCGATCAAGCGCTTTCCGCTACTTGTCGAGGGCGAGCGCGTCGTGCCCGAGGCGACCATGATCATCGAATATCTTGCGGTCCATCATCCCGGGTCAGTGAAGCTGATTCCCGATGATGCGGATGTCGCGATCGAGGTCAGGATGCTTGACCGGTTCTTCGACAATTATGTGATGAACGCGCAGAGTCGGGTCGTATTCAACGCGCTGCGCGAGGAAGCGCGACGCGACCCGCAAGGCGTGGAGGAAGCGCTGGCGATGCTCGACAATGCCTATGGCGTGCTCGACCGCTGGATGGAGACGCGGGAATGGGCAGCGGGTGGCGCGTTCAGCCTGGCCGACTGCGCGGCGGCGCCGGCGTTGCTTTATGCCGACTGGACGCACCCGATCCCGGAGAAATTCGCCAATGTGTGGGCTTATCGCAGGCGGCTGCTGGCGCGGCCATCCTATGCGCGGGCGCTCGACGAGGCGCGGCCATTCCGGGAATATTTCCCATTGGGCGCGCCGGTGGGGCGGGATTGA
- a CDS encoding dihydrofolate reductase family protein, giving the protein MTRVRVNSFSISADGFGAGPDQSLDNPLGARGKELHGWAFGTKTFRTMFGEEGGSTGIDESYAARAMDGLGAWILGRNMFGPIRGDWPDDEWKGWWGDTPPYHCPVFVLTHHARPPIEMNGGTVFHFVTGGADEALALAREAAGARDIRVGGGSATIRQYLTTGAIDEMHLAIAPVVLGRGEALFAGIDLPALGYAVTEHARGENAAHIVLTRQ; this is encoded by the coding sequence ATGACAAGAGTTCGAGTGAACAGCTTTTCGATATCGGCGGACGGTTTTGGCGCTGGTCCCGACCAGAGTCTGGACAACCCGCTTGGCGCGCGCGGCAAGGAGTTGCACGGATGGGCGTTCGGCACGAAAACCTTTCGCACGATGTTCGGCGAGGAAGGCGGATCCACGGGCATCGACGAAAGCTACGCCGCCCGGGCGATGGACGGCCTAGGCGCGTGGATTCTCGGCCGCAACATGTTCGGCCCCATTCGTGGCGACTGGCCCGACGATGAGTGGAAGGGCTGGTGGGGCGATACGCCACCCTATCATTGCCCGGTGTTCGTCCTGACTCATCACGCCCGGCCGCCGATCGAAATGAACGGCGGCACCGTTTTCCATTTCGTGACCGGCGGGGCCGACGAAGCACTGGCGCTGGCGCGGGAAGCGGCCGGCGCGCGCGATATCCGGGTCGGCGGCGGATCGGCGACCATTCGCCAATACCTGACCACCGGTGCGATCGACGAGATGCATCTCGCGATTGCGCCGGTGGTGCTGGGTCGTGGCGAGGCGTTGTTCGCCGGGATCGATCTGCCCGCGCTCGGCTATGCTGTGACCGAACATGCCCGGGGTGAGAATGCGGCGCACATCGTGCTGACCCGGCAATAA
- a CDS encoding helix-turn-helix domain-containing protein, whose protein sequence is MTIHIEDPRSGCPINLTIQALGDRWSLIIIRDVMFGNRRHFRELLGASEERIASNILADRLKKLVAAGFLVITDDPSHKQKHIYSLTEPAIQLVPLIVQLGAWGRRHLPVTPDLAIRAQLLEEGGPKMWTDFMDELRTAHLGMPPTGRPSVAARLQTAYEAIVARLDRDSAAPTA, encoded by the coding sequence ATGACAATCCATATCGAAGATCCGCGTTCGGGCTGCCCGATCAACCTCACGATCCAGGCGCTGGGCGATCGCTGGAGCCTGATCATCATCCGCGACGTGATGTTCGGCAACCGCCGCCATTTTCGCGAATTGCTCGGCGCGTCGGAAGAGCGCATCGCCTCCAACATCCTTGCCGACCGCCTCAAGAAACTGGTCGCGGCGGGTTTTCTCGTCATCACCGACGACCCCAGCCACAAGCAGAAACATATCTACAGCCTGACCGAGCCCGCGATCCAGCTCGTGCCGCTGATTGTCCAGCTCGGCGCCTGGGGGCGGCGGCATTTGCCCGTCACACCCGACCTCGCGATCCGCGCGCAACTGCTCGAGGAAGGCGGCCCGAAGATGTGGACGGACTTCATGGATGAACTGCGCACCGCGCATCTCGGCATGCCGCCGACCGGACGCCCCAGCGTCGCCGCCCGTCTTCAGACGGCTTATGAAGCGATAGTTGCCCGATTAGACCGAGACTCGGCCGCCCCGACAGCCTAG
- a CDS encoding carboxymuconolactone decarboxylase family protein, translating into MRLNKARIEPLSDAEATDAQRQVLAPFVERNFVLNIFRTMARHPGALDRFLKWGNYILGKYNTLPARERELAILRTGFNCGSGYEWAQHVVIGKRAGLTDDEVARIKTGSAAPGWSEADAAILDACDDLTRDHFITDAHWAALGRHFSTEQCMDLVYTVGQYTQVSMLLNSFGVQLDPGLALDPDLDRRA; encoded by the coding sequence ATGCGTCTGAACAAAGCACGGATCGAGCCGCTGTCGGATGCCGAGGCGACCGACGCGCAGAGGCAAGTCCTCGCACCATTCGTCGAGCGCAACTTCGTCCTCAACATCTTCCGGACCATGGCGCGGCACCCCGGCGCGCTCGACCGATTCCTCAAATGGGGCAATTACATCCTCGGCAAATATAATACGCTGCCGGCGCGCGAACGCGAACTCGCCATTCTGCGCACCGGTTTCAATTGCGGATCGGGTTATGAATGGGCGCAGCATGTCGTGATCGGCAAGCGCGCCGGGCTGACCGATGATGAGGTCGCGCGCATCAAGACCGGCAGTGCTGCGCCCGGCTGGAGCGAAGCGGACGCCGCGATCCTTGATGCCTGCGACGACCTGACCCGCGACCATTTCATCACCGATGCGCATTGGGCGGCACTGGGTCGGCACTTCTCGACCGAGCAGTGCATGGATCTGGTCTACACCGTCGGCCAGTACACCCAGGTGTCGATGCTGCTCAACAGCTTCGGCGTACAGCTCGATCCCGGTCTGGCGCTCGATCCCGACCTGGACCGTCGCGCATGA
- a CDS encoding SDR family oxidoreductase, translating into MTGRLSGKTAIVIGAGQTPGDTIGNGRAAALLFAREGAAVFCVDRDLIRAKETAALITGEGGTAHAHAADIRDETECAALIAAGVAALGRLDILHNNVGSGAGDGPVEKTDPARFDAILHLNLTAMMQTIKHALPVMRGQGGGAIVNISSLASIAPAGIIAYEISKAGVNKLTTSVAALNARHQIRCNAILPGLIDTPMAIQGWAGMTGEAQAQLRAKRNARVPMGRMGTAWDVAHAALWLASDDAHFVTGALLPVDGGQSVRLG; encoded by the coding sequence ATGACCGGGCGGCTTTCCGGCAAGACCGCGATCGTGATCGGCGCGGGCCAGACGCCGGGCGACACGATCGGCAATGGCCGCGCCGCCGCCCTGCTTTTCGCGCGCGAAGGGGCGGCGGTGTTCTGCGTCGACCGCGACCTGATCCGGGCAAAAGAGACCGCGGCGCTGATCACGGGCGAGGGCGGCACCGCTCATGCCCATGCCGCTGATATCCGCGATGAAACCGAATGCGCCGCACTGATCGCGGCCGGGGTCGCGGCGCTTGGCCGGCTCGACATCCTGCACAACAATGTCGGCAGCGGTGCTGGCGATGGGCCGGTCGAGAAAACCGACCCCGCCCGCTTCGATGCGATCCTCCATCTGAACCTGACCGCGATGATGCAGACGATCAAACATGCACTGCCGGTGATGCGCGGCCAGGGCGGCGGCGCGATCGTCAACATCTCTTCGCTCGCCTCGATCGCGCCCGCGGGAATCATCGCCTATGAAATATCCAAGGCGGGTGTGAACAAACTCACCACCAGCGTCGCCGCGCTCAACGCGCGCCATCAAATCCGCTGCAACGCGATCCTGCCCGGCCTGATCGACACGCCGATGGCGATCCAGGGCTGGGCCGGCATGACCGGCGAAGCGCAGGCCCAATTGCGTGCCAAGCGTAACGCGCGTGTGCCGATGGGTCGGATGGGTACCGCCTGGGACGTTGCCCACGCCGCACTCTGGCTCGCCTCCGACGATGCCCACTTCGTGACCGGCGCGCTGCTCCCGGTCGATGGCGGCCAATCGGTCAGGCTGGGATAG
- a CDS encoding response regulator — protein MRILLVEDDTALADGIAKALRAENFAVDVAENGEDGAHLGDTGLYDAAVLDLGLPAKPGITVLKEWRAAGRAHPVLVLTARDGWSDKVEGFRAGADDYLTKPFRVEELVMRLRALVRRASGHAASIVNCGPVSFDAQTGQFELDGLPLRLTALEWRVLSALMLRRDVVIDRLDLMERVYEGDTDPDSNSLEVIIGRLRKKIGRDLIETVRGRGYRLTEASQ, from the coding sequence ATGCGCATCCTGCTGGTCGAGGACGACACCGCGCTTGCCGACGGCATCGCCAAGGCGCTGCGCGCCGAGAATTTCGCCGTCGATGTCGCGGAAAATGGCGAGGATGGCGCGCATCTCGGCGACACCGGACTGTACGATGCCGCGGTGCTCGACCTCGGCCTGCCGGCGAAGCCCGGCATCACCGTATTGAAGGAATGGCGCGCGGCGGGGCGTGCCCACCCGGTGCTGGTTCTCACCGCGCGCGATGGGTGGTCGGACAAGGTCGAGGGCTTCCGCGCCGGGGCCGACGATTATCTGACCAAGCCGTTCCGGGTCGAGGAACTGGTCATGCGACTGCGCGCACTGGTCCGCCGCGCCTCGGGACATGCCGCAAGCATCGTCAACTGCGGCCCCGTGTCGTTCGACGCACAGACCGGCCAGTTCGAACTCGACGGCTTGCCACTGCGGCTGACCGCACTCGAATGGCGCGTGCTCTCCGCATTGATGCTGCGCCGCGACGTCGTGATCGATCGGCTCGACCTGATGGAACGTGTCTATGAAGGCGATACCGACCCCGACTCCAACTCGCTCGAAGTGATTATCGGCCGCCTGCGCAAGAAGATCGGCCGCGACCTGATCGAGACGGTGCGCGGACGCGGCTATCGCCTGACCGAGGCATCGCAATGA
- a CDS encoding HAMP domain-containing sensor histidine kinase: protein MRLVPKSLYGRLLATALLATLAALAFAAVAIGAVLERFVMHGLDQQLDAQIAILATAIGPDGAIDRGRIALAAPYDRADSGWGWRIDSPVGTIGSPAAPDPGPFRLEEPPPHLRPDRADRADEPRPLRWRAADGRSGHARALTIPTSAGIVRITASAPRAIVERPILAAMIPLLGSLALLGVALALSTLLQLRIGLRPLGRLREALAAVRGGSDARVPPDQPTELAPLADEINALLDANETALTNARGHVANLAHGLKTPLATLALALRDHDPDGSLGAQLDRIDQAVRHHLGRARAGTAGGASRDATPLRPAIDGLAQALAHIHAARPVTATIDIDPALSVAVDPQDLDELTGNLLDNAWRWAASRIVVGAGRDGQFIRLMIEDDGPGIPETTRSAALQPGRRLDESGDGHGFGLSIARELTELYGGSLMLNAAEGGGLRVTVTLPAA from the coding sequence ATGAGGCTGGTGCCCAAATCGCTTTACGGCCGGCTACTCGCCACCGCCCTGCTCGCCACGCTCGCCGCGCTTGCCTTCGCTGCGGTCGCGATCGGTGCCGTGCTCGAACGCTTCGTGATGCACGGACTCGACCAACAGCTCGACGCCCAGATCGCGATCCTCGCTACCGCGATCGGGCCGGACGGCGCGATCGATCGCGGGCGCATCGCACTCGCGGCGCCCTATGACCGGGCCGATTCCGGCTGGGGATGGCGGATCGATTCTCCCGTCGGCACGATCGGCTCCCCCGCGGCCCCCGATCCGGGTCCGTTTCGGTTGGAAGAGCCTCCACCTCATTTGCGTCCCGACCGGGCCGATCGCGCGGACGAGCCGCGCCCGCTCCGCTGGCGGGCTGCTGACGGTCGCTCAGGCCATGCCCGCGCGCTGACCATTCCAACCTCGGCCGGTATCGTGCGGATCACCGCATCCGCGCCGCGCGCCATCGTCGAACGGCCGATCCTGGCGGCGATGATCCCGCTACTTGGTTCGCTCGCCTTGCTCGGGGTCGCGCTCGCGCTGTCCACTTTGCTCCAGCTGCGCATCGGCCTGCGCCCGCTCGGTCGGCTACGCGAAGCACTAGCGGCGGTACGAGGTGGCAGCGATGCGCGCGTTCCCCCCGACCAGCCCACCGAACTCGCGCCGCTGGCCGATGAGATCAACGCGCTGCTCGACGCGAACGAGACCGCGCTGACCAATGCACGCGGTCATGTCGCCAATCTTGCGCACGGGTTGAAGACGCCGCTCGCCACCCTCGCCCTCGCGCTGCGCGATCACGACCCCGATGGCAGCCTCGGCGCACAGCTCGACCGTATCGACCAGGCGGTGCGCCATCATCTCGGCCGTGCCCGCGCCGGCACCGCGGGTGGCGCATCGCGTGATGCGACGCCGCTGCGTCCGGCGATCGACGGGCTTGCCCAGGCGCTGGCCCATATCCACGCCGCGCGACCGGTGACCGCCACGATCGATATCGATCCGGCATTGTCGGTCGCCGTCGACCCGCAGGATCTCGACGAGCTCACCGGCAACCTGCTCGACAATGCCTGGCGCTGGGCGGCGAGCCGGATCGTCGTCGGCGCCGGGCGGGACGGCCAGTTCATCCGATTGATGATCGAGGATGACGGCCCGGGCATTCCAGAAACCACCCGCAGCGCCGCACTGCAGCCCGGCCGCCGCCTCGACGAATCGGGCGACGGCCATGGTTTCGGCCTGTCGATCGCGCGCGAGCTAACTGAACTCTACGGTGGATCGCTGATGTTGAATGCAGCGGAGGGCGGCGGGTTGCGCGTGACCGTCACGCTGCCGGCAGCTTAG
- a CDS encoding aldo/keto reductase yields the protein MEQRTLGTTGPTTSAIGLGCMGMSGMYGPADRTESIATIHAALDAGVTLLDTGDFYGMGHNEMLIGEAVKGLARDSYQLSVKFGAMRDPAGGWSKYDARPEAVKNFLAYSLQRLGADYIDVYRPSRLDPDVPIEETIGAIAEMVKAGYVRHIGLSEMGAETIRRAAAVHPICDLQIEYSLISRGPEEAIFPTVRELGIGVTAYGVLSRGLISGHWRKDADRAGDFRAMSPRFQAGNVDANLALVAALQAVASAKGATVAQIAIAWVAAQGRDIVPLIGARRRDRLSEALGALDVVLTAEDLAAIERAVPKGAAAGDRYPTPLMAHLDSEQG from the coding sequence ATGGAACAGCGCACACTCGGCACCACCGGCCCGACGACATCGGCGATTGGCCTAGGTTGCATGGGCATGTCGGGCATGTACGGCCCGGCCGATCGGACGGAGAGCATCGCGACGATCCATGCCGCGCTCGATGCCGGGGTGACCCTGCTCGATACCGGCGATTTCTACGGCATGGGGCATAACGAGATGCTGATCGGCGAAGCGGTCAAGGGCCTGGCGCGCGACAGTTACCAGTTGAGCGTCAAGTTCGGCGCGATGCGCGATCCGGCGGGTGGCTGGTCGAAATATGATGCGCGGCCCGAGGCGGTGAAGAACTTCCTCGCTTATTCGCTGCAGCGCCTCGGTGCCGATTATATCGACGTGTATCGCCCGTCGCGGCTCGACCCCGATGTGCCGATCGAGGAGACGATCGGAGCGATCGCCGAGATGGTTAAGGCGGGCTATGTCCGGCACATCGGCCTGAGCGAAATGGGCGCGGAGACGATCCGGCGCGCGGCGGCGGTGCATCCGATCTGCGACCTGCAGATCGAATATTCGCTGATCTCGCGCGGGCCGGAGGAAGCGATCTTCCCGACCGTGCGGGAGCTGGGCATCGGCGTGACAGCCTATGGCGTGCTGTCGCGTGGCCTGATCAGCGGGCATTGGCGGAAGGATGCGGACCGGGCGGGCGATTTCCGCGCGATGAGCCCGCGATTCCAGGCGGGCAATGTCGATGCGAATCTCGCGCTGGTCGCGGCATTACAGGCGGTCGCATCCGCAAAGGGCGCAACCGTGGCGCAGATCGCGATCGCCTGGGTCGCGGCACAGGGGCGTGACATCGTGCCGCTGATCGGTGCGCGCCGCCGCGACCGGCTGAGCGAGGCGCTCGGCGCGCTCGATGTGGTGCTGACGGCGGAGGATCTCGCGGCGATCGAGCGTGCGGTGCCCAAGGGCGCGGCGGCGGGCGACCGGTATCCGACACCGCTGATGGCGCATCTCGACAGCGAGCAGGGCTAA